Proteins from a single region of Pangasianodon hypophthalmus isolate fPanHyp1 chromosome 7, fPanHyp1.pri, whole genome shotgun sequence:
- the pcdh10b gene encoding protocadherin-10b isoform X2, which translates to MEMLLLWLALCLAHRVASQIRYSVPEETERGTFVGNIAEDLGLDLTKLASRRFQTAPGSRGSPYLDVNVESGALLVRERIDRERVCKQSASCVLHLEVFLEDPLELFRVEVEVTDVNDNAPSFPESDVTVEISESATPGTRFPLEAAFDPDVGSNGLRTYEITANGHFALDVQTQTDGNKFAELVLEKPLDREQQAVHRYVLTAVDGGQPARTGTALLVVRVLDSNDNVPTFDRAVYSASLAENAPQGTLVIQLNATDSDEGSNGEVVYSFGSHVSSRARELFDVDARTGRIEVRGEVDFEESSLYQLYVQAKDMGPNAVPAHCKVLVKVTDVNDNAPEIAFSTVTESVSESAAPGTVIALLSVTDKDSGDNGRTRVEILGDVPFRLKSEFGNYYTVVTDGPLDREVAEAYTVTVTARDGGAPPLSSSKSVEVRVSDENDNAPTFSQPVYDVHVTENNVPGAYIYAVSARDPDAGDNSRVTYSVLDRDIQGMSVLTYVSVNPENGYLYALRSFDYEQLKEFSFTVEARDAGSPELHSNATVHVVVVDQNDNAPTVIAPLGKNGTAREPLPRSAEPGYLVTRIVATDADDGENARLSYSIQRGNEDGLFRMDWRTGELRTARRVSAAKRDAQQHQQRRLYELLVEVRDHGQPPLSCSAVVQVALVDGLPAAASAEGRGGGGERERGGAARAKDASLDLTLILIVALGSVSFIFLLAMIALAVRCRKDKKLNVYAGCNASCCFCCGRQARSSRGVSSGNGASKKKQKKQKKLSKSDIMLVQSANSADVSAHAGVGCGVGSAQVPVEESGSFGSLRRGQNYCYQVCLTPESANTDLLFLKACGAGASRAATDTEHSPRGGIHTTYTEQQQPDIISNGSLLSSETKHQRAELSYLVDRPRRVNSSAFQEADIVSSKDSGHGDSEQGDSDHDATHRGHSSGADLFSNCTEECKALGHSDRCWMPSFVPTESRQGADYRSNLHVPGMDAVPDSERGKGFVSSFRVDIPETA; encoded by the exons ATGGAGATGCTCTTGCTTTGGCTCGCGCTGTGTCTGGCGCACAGGGTCGCCTCACAGATTCGTTACTCGGTACCGGAGGAAACGGAACGTGGCACGTTCGTGGGCAACATCGCCGAGGACCTGGGGCTGGACCTGACCAAACTGGCCTCCCGCCGCTTCCAGACGGCACCGGGCTCACGCGGGAGCCCGTACCTGGACGTGAACGTGGAGAGCGGCGCGCTGCTGGTGCGAGAGCGCATCGACCGGGAGCGCGTGTGTAAGCAGAGCGCGTCCTGCGTGCTGCACCTGGAGGTGTTCTTGGAGGATCCGCTTGAGCTCTTCCGAGTGGAAGTCGAGGTGACGGACGTGAACGACAACGCACCCAGCTTCCCGGAGAGCGACGTCACGGTGGAGATCAGCGAGAGCGCCACGCCCGGGACGCGTTTCCCGCTGGAAGCAGCCTTCGACCCGGACGTGGGCAGCAACGGGCTGAGGACGTACGAGATCACGGCAAACGGTCACTTCGCGCTGGACGTGCAGACGCAAACGGACGGAAACAAGTTCGCAGAGCTGGTGCTGGAAAAGCCTCTGGACAGAGAGCAGCAGGCGGTGCACCGCTACGTGCTCACGGCGGTGGACGGAGGGCAACCGGCGCGCACAGGCACAGCGCTCTTGGTGGTGCGCGTTCTCGACTCCAACGACAACGTGCCAACGTTTGACCGGGCCGTGTACTCGGCGAGCCTGGCCGAGAACGCGCCCCAGGGCACGCTGGTGATCCAGCTCAACGCCACCGACTCGGACGAGGGCTCAAACGGCGAGGTGGTTTACTCATTCGGCAGTCACGTGTCGAGCCGCGCGCGCGAGCTGTTTGACGTGGACGCGCGCACGGGCCGCATCGAAGTGCGCGGCGAGGTGGACTTTGAGGAAAGCAGCCTCTATCAGCTCTACGTGCAGGCCAAGGACATGGGGCCGAACGCCGTGCCCGCGCACTGCAAGGTGCTGGTGAAAGTCACCGATGTCAACGATAACGCGCCGGAGATCGCCTTCAGCACCGTGACGGAGTCTGTGAGCGAGAGCGCGGCACCGGGCACCGTGATCGCGCTGCTCAGCGTCACCGACAAGGACTCTGGAGATAACGGGCGAACGCGCGTAGAAATCCTCGGCGACGTGCCGTTCAGGCTCAAATCAGAGTTTGGGAACTACTACACTGTGGTCACGGATGGCCCGCTGGACCGCGAGGTCGCCGAGGCGTACACGGTGACGGTGACGGCGCGGGATGGGGGCGCGCCGCCGCTCTCCTCGAGCAAGTCCGTGGAGGTGCGTGTCTCGGACGAGAACGACAATGCGCCCACGTTCTCGCAGCCCGTTTACGACGTGCACGTCACGGAGAACAACGTGCCCGGGGCTTACATTTACGCAGTGAGCGCACGGGATCCAGACGCCGGCGATAATTCGAGGGTGACCTATTCCGTCTTGGATCGCGACATCCAGGGCATGTCCGTGCTCACGTACGTGTCCGTGAACCCAGAAAACGGCTACCTGTACGCGCTGCGCTCATTCGACTACGAGCAGCTCAAGGAGTTCAGCTTCACCGTGGAGGCGCGGGACGCAGGAAGCCCCGAGCTGCACTCAAACGCCACCGTGCACGTGGTCGTAGTGGATCAAAATGACAACGCACCGACTGTGATCGCGCCTCTGGGCAAAAACGGGACAGCCAGAGAGCCTTTGCCGCGCTCAGCCGAACCGGGCTACCTGGTCACACGCATAGTCGCCACGGACGCAGATGACGGTGAGAACGCGCGTCTTTCCTACAGCATCCAGCGCGGGAACGAGGACGGATTGTTCCGCATGGATTGGCGCACGGGGGAGTTGCGCACGGCTCGTAGGGTGTCTGCAGCCAAACGGGACGCGCAGCAGCACCAACAGAGGCGCCTTTACGAGCTGCTCGTGGAAGTGCGTGATCACGGCCAGCCGCCGCTCTCGTGCAGCGCCGTAGTTCAGGTCGCGTTGGTGGACGGACTTCCGGCGGCGGCCTCAGCTGAGGGacgcggaggaggaggagagcgtGAGCGCGGTGGCGCGGCCCGAGCCAAAGACGCGAGCCTTGACCTCACTCTCATCCTGATCGTTGCTCTCGGCTCGGTGTCGTTCATCTTTCTGCTCGCCATGATCGCCCTCGCCGTGCGCTGCCGCAAAGACAAGAAGCTGAACGTGTACGCAGGCTGCAACGCGtcctgctgcttctgctgcGGGCGACAGGCGCGATCATCCCGCGGTGTCAGCAGCGGCAACGGCGCCAgcaagaagaagcagaagaagcagaagaaactCAGCAAGTCGGACATCATGCTGGTGCAGAGCGCGAACTCGGCAGATGTGAGCGCGCACGCTGGAGTTGGCTGTGGAGTCGGGAGCGCGCAGGTGCCCGTTGAGGAGTCCGGAAGCTTCGGTTCGCTGAGACGCGGTCAGAATTATTGCTACCAGGTCTGCCTCACTCCCGAGTCCGCCAACACCGACCTGCTCTTCCTGAAGGCGTGCGGAGCGGGAGCGAGCCGCGCGGCCACGGACACCGAGCACAGCCCACGAGGGGGGATTCACACCACATACACGGAGCAACAGCAACCGGACATCATCTCCAACGGGAGCCTTCTGTCCAGCGAG ACGAAGCACCAGCGTGCCGAGCTCAGTTACCTGGTGGACAGACCGAGGCGTGTGAACAG TTCGGCCTTCCAGGAGGCGGACATTGTGAGCTCCAAAGACAGTGGACATGGAGACAGCGAGCAGGGAGACAGCGATCATGACGCCACGCATCGCGGGCACTCCTCCG